From the Flavobacterium gyeonganense genome, the window GAAACCTTAGGAAATCCATGCGTCGGCAAAGATGCTGAACTTACTTTTTATTCACAAAGCACTTATATTTTTCCTGTTCAGGGTAAAAATGATCAGTTTATTTTTATGGCCGACCGCTGGAAACCGGATAATCCTATTGATGGGACATATGTGTGGCTGCCGATTATAATTGAAAATGAAAAACCAATTCTGAAATGGTCAGATAAATGGACTCTTGAAGATTTTAATCAGAAGAAATAAGTAAAATTTTACCATAATATTTATATATTTGAAAAAGTGTTGTTTTTACACTTGTTTTTTGAAATATAAAATAAATATTGAATGAAAAAAAATATAAGAACTTTACTTTTGGTTAGTTTGCTTTTTATAAGCTATATATCCATAAGCTTTGCGCAAAAAAATAATATCGAGCGAAAACAACGATTTAATTCAGATTGGAAATTTACGCTGGGAGATGCTTCTGAAAACAGTCAGACAAATTTTGATGACAGCAACTGGAGAAAATTAAATCTGCCACACGACTGGAGTATTGAAGGAAAATCAGAAAAAAACAATCCTAGTGAAGGAGATGGTGGTTTCTATCCAATGGGAAAAGCATGGTACAGAAAAACATTTACAATTCCTGCAGCATGGGCAGATCAAAAGATTTCAATCTATTTTGAAGGCGTTTATATGAATGCAGAGGTTTTTATTAATGGTAAATCAGTAGGTTTTCAGCCTTATGGTTATACTTCTTTTGAATTTGATCTTACACCTCATTTAAATTTCGGACAGCAAAATACAATTGCCGTTAAAGTAGATAATTCCCAGCAAAAAAACTCCAGATGGTACACTGGTTCAGGTATTTATCGCAACGTTTGGTTAATGGTGAGAAATCCGGTTCATGTTAAAAACTGGGGTATTGCGATTTCTACCTTAGAAGTTAAAAATAACAAGGCTACGACTCAAGTTAAAACGATTTTAAAGAATGAAACTGCCAGTTCACAAAGCGTGATGCTTTCGAATAGTATAGCAGATGTAAAAGGAAGAACTATTGCAAATACTGAAAACAAAATAGAACTACAGCCAAACGAAGAAAAAGAAGTAACTCAGATCGTAACGGTAGAAAATCCAAAATTATGGTCTTTTGACGTACCCAATCTATATCAGGTTAAAACAGTAATCAAAAAAGAATTAAAAACTCTTGATGTTGTTACCACCAATTTGGGAATCAGAACAATTGCTTTTAGTGCTGAAAATGGATTTTTAGTAAACGGAAAAAAAGTAAAACTAAATGGAGGCTGCGTACACCATGATAATGGCGCACTGGGAGCAGCTGCCTATGACCGTGCCGAAGAAAGAAAAGTAGAATTACTCAAAGCTGCCGGATTTAATGCAGTCAGAACTTCGCACAATCCGCCTTCAGAGGCTTTCTTAGATGCTTGCGACCGATTAGGAATGCTTGTGATTGACGAAATTTTTGACGGATGGAAAGAGAAAAAAAATACTTATGATTATGCCGGTCTTTTTGATAAATGGTGGAAACATGATGTGGAATCAATGGTATTGAGAGACCGCAATCATCCTTCAATAATCATGTGGAGTACAGGCAATGAAATTATTGAAAGAACCAAACCGGAAGCGGTTGAAACTGCAAAAATGCTGGCAAATGCTGTCAAAAATCTAGATTCATCACGTCCGGTAACATCAGCTATGACTACCTGGGATCAGGGCTGGGATATTTTTGATCCTTTGATGGCCGCTCACGATGTCGCAGGATACAATTATCAGTTGCATCATGCAGAAGATGACCATAAAAGAGTGCCATCGCGTATTATCGTGCAAACCGAATCGTATCCTAAAGATGCTTTTGCAAATTGGGATTTGGTTCAGAAACATAATTATATCCTGGGCGATTTTGTATGGACCGCAATGGATTATATAGGTGAATCGGGGATTGGGCGTTATGTATATCCGGGAGAGCTGGAAGGAGAGCATTGGACAGGAAATTTTCATCCGTGGCATGGTGCTTATTGCGGAGATATTGATTTAACAGGCTGGCGAAAACCAATCTCGCATTACAGAAGTATGCTGTACAATAATGATAATGAAAAAATATATATGGCAGTCCGTGAACCAAATCCTGAAAGTGGCCTCATAAAATTGACATTATGGGCAGTCTGGCCCACATGGGAAAGCTGGACATGGCCTAATCACGAAGGAAAGAATATTGAGATTGAAGTCTATTCAAAATATCCAAAAGTAAGATTGTACCTGAACGGAAAAAATCTAGGGGAAAAAGAAACAGGCAAAGCACAGGAATTCAAAGCAACTTTTGCGATTCCGTATCAAAAGGGAGAACTAAAGGCTGTGGGCTTAGAAAATGATAAAGAAGTTGAGTCTGTTTCATTGAAAACAGCCACTCAGCCAACTACAATTAAACTGACAGCTGACCGAAAAAACATAAATGCTGATGGTCAGGATTTAGTGTATGTAGGTGTCGAAATCACAGATGAAAAAAGTATTTTAAATCCAAACGCAGAAAACCAGCTTACATTTAGGGTTACAGGTGCCGGAGCTATTGCGGGAGTTGATAATGCTAATTTAAAAGATACTGATCTCTATGTTGCCAATACCCGAAAAGCATGGAATGGCCGTGCTTTGGTCATTATTAAAAGCAATGGAGAATCAGGTACTATTAATCTTGAAGTTACTGCTCCGGGATTAAAGAAAGGTGTAATTAAAGTAAATGCGACAGGTAAAAAGATGAATCAAATAAAAACACTATTGCTTTTCGTCGCTATTTTCAGTTCGTCTTTATACGCTCAGCAAAAAGAAAATAAGGCGTTACTTAGTGATGCTAATATTCAAATTAGTAATCTGAAGGTAGAAAATGCTGTAACTCCTATTGGTCTTGATGTATCTCAGCCAGTATTTAGCTGGCAAATGAAAACCGTTGATAAAAACAGAAGCTATTATCAAACTGCCTATCAAATTATTGTAAAAAATAATGAGGGTATTGATGTTTGGAATACTGGTAAAATTAAAAGTGGGGCATCCATTAATATAAAATACAAGGGGGTAGAATTGAAACCTACAACTTTATATAACTGGACAATAACTGTTTGGGATCAAAAAGGAAAAAAGTACTCAGTGAATTCATGGTTTGAAACAGGTTTACTGAACCATAAAATGGTTACTAATAACGATTCAGATAAGGAAACAACTGCTTGGTCCGGAGCAAAATGGATTGGCGGTAATCCAGATGATATGGTTTTGTATTCCCAATATCTTCCTGTTTTTAGTATCAACAGTACAATTCAGCTGGATGAAAAATCAAAATCAACAAAAGCATCGTTAGTTTATGGTGCGAATGATCAGCGTTTAATGGATAAAAATAAAAATCTATTTAAACTGGAAAATAAGAAAGGCGAAAGTTACATTAGAATTGAGTTAAATACGAAACCCTTAGATTCCGATGTGCAGGCACAGCTCAATATTTATCGGGTTGGCTATCATCCAAAAGATAAAACAGAGATCCCTTTTAAAAGTTTTTCTATTCCGAATACGTTAATTAATGAGGAAAACAAGTATAATCCTCATACAGTAATTGTAAAAAGCTGTTTAGGAGTTACTAAAATTTATATTGATGGGGATTCGAAAGAAAATGGGGTTGCTGATATTAATCTCAATCCATTAGGAGCCGGAGGCGATTTTATAGCTTTTCCTGTAGTA encodes:
- a CDS encoding family 78 glycoside hydrolase catalytic domain, whose product is MKKNIRTLLLVSLLFISYISISFAQKNNIERKQRFNSDWKFTLGDASENSQTNFDDSNWRKLNLPHDWSIEGKSEKNNPSEGDGGFYPMGKAWYRKTFTIPAAWADQKISIYFEGVYMNAEVFINGKSVGFQPYGYTSFEFDLTPHLNFGQQNTIAVKVDNSQQKNSRWYTGSGIYRNVWLMVRNPVHVKNWGIAISTLEVKNNKATTQVKTILKNETASSQSVMLSNSIADVKGRTIANTENKIELQPNEEKEVTQIVTVENPKLWSFDVPNLYQVKTVIKKELKTLDVVTTNLGIRTIAFSAENGFLVNGKKVKLNGGCVHHDNGALGAAAYDRAEERKVELLKAAGFNAVRTSHNPPSEAFLDACDRLGMLVIDEIFDGWKEKKNTYDYAGLFDKWWKHDVESMVLRDRNHPSIIMWSTGNEIIERTKPEAVETAKMLANAVKNLDSSRPVTSAMTTWDQGWDIFDPLMAAHDVAGYNYQLHHAEDDHKRVPSRIIVQTESYPKDAFANWDLVQKHNYILGDFVWTAMDYIGESGIGRYVYPGELEGEHWTGNFHPWHGAYCGDIDLTGWRKPISHYRSMLYNNDNEKIYMAVREPNPESGLIKLTLWAVWPTWESWTWPNHEGKNIEIEVYSKYPKVRLYLNGKNLGEKETGKAQEFKATFAIPYQKGELKAVGLENDKEVESVSLKTATQPTTIKLTADRKNINADGQDLVYVGVEITDEKSILNPNAENQLTFRVTGAGAIAGVDNANLKDTDLYVANTRKAWNGRALVIIKSNGESGTINLEVTAPGLKKGVIKVNATGKKMNQIKTLLLFVAIFSSSLYAQQKENKALLSDANIQISNLKVENAVTPIGLDVSQPVFSWQMKTVDKNRSYYQTAYQIIVKNNEGIDVWNTGKIKSGASINIKYKGVELKPTTLYNWTITVWDQKGKKYSVNSWFETGLLNHKMVTNNDSDKETTAWSGAKWIGGNPDDMVLYSQYLPVFSINSTIQLDEKSKSTKASLVYGANDQRLMDKNKNLFKLENKKGESYIRIELNTKPLDSDVQAQLNIYRVGYHPKDKTEIPFKSFSIPNTLINEENKYNPHTVIVKSCLGVTKIYIDGDSKENGVADINLNPLGAGGDFIAFPVVGDIGFLVPKGEKAQFSKLEIKNYRSPSNVIFSDNSPASGIFSSFKEVTVENNSYVLTGRNKEALVLADPSQNSMPMLRTVFKIDSPKISKARLYVTAHGIYDVYLNGKKIGDDYFNPGLTQYNKTHLYQTYDVTSNIQEGNNVLGAILGEGWWSGGSTFVGENWNFFGDRQSILAKLVVTYADGKEKIITSNPETWTYFNGGPVKYSSFFQGEVYDAQKEKAIEGWSTAKYDSSSWHQASAIGTDGFVSSEGTANLPNFNNFADAQLVGQFGSTVKPINELTAQSVKEVRPGVFVYDMGQNMVGVPKITLKNVEKGKKITLRYAEVLYPDLPEYKGNENLLMLENVRAAMSQDIYTTKGGNEAVTLRFTFHGYRYIEITGIEKPLLLTDVKGTVLSSIHELSSHYQTSNPLVNKLWENITWSMRGNFLSIPTDCPQRNERLGWSGDISVFSRTAVHLADVKQFLKRHMLAMRDIQSEDGRFPDVAPIGVGFGETLWGSAGITVVWENYLQYGDLSLLEEHYEAMKNYANYLIADIDPKTGVLKENERDNWGSLGDWLSLEDSKNEKTLFWEAYFIYDLEIMAKVAGLLDKKKDQEHFSEYYKQRKDFFNKTYIDKTTGKTAFRGKIVDTQTSYVLPFAFGVLNKENADLALQQFISSIQRENKTDQGVICPPYSLMTGFIGTAWVNKALSDNGYSNVAYQLLQNKSYPSWLYPVTQGATTIWERLNSYTHKDGFGGNNRMNSFNHYAFGAVGAWMYNYSLGILRDDNAPGFKHFILKPEPDTTGEMNFANGYYDSMYGRIESSWEIKKGKYKFRFVVPANTTATLYLPALKESDVTINGKKSGTKFLNIKNNKAVFEIESGEYSFGTVIRN